In the genome of Mytilus edulis chromosome 3, xbMytEdul2.2, whole genome shotgun sequence, one region contains:
- the LOC139516618 gene encoding mitochondrial fission 1 protein-like, protein MDRIVNEICDENDLKKFQILYQEQVKRGVVDEKAQFEYAWCLIRGKAHSDTKKGIALLEDLFRRIKEDEGKRDYLFCLSLGYTRLKEYEDALKYAKALLKVEPENRQAQGLKHYIEDKMKKDGLMGMAIVGGAALAIGGLVGLGVALTKKLN, encoded by the exons aaATTTCAGATCTTATATCAAGAGCAAGTCAAACGAGGTGTTGTTGATGAAAAAGCACAATTTGAATATGCTTGGTGTTTAATCAGGGGTAAAGCTCACTCTGATACAAAGAAAGGAATTGCACTTTTAGAAG atttatttaGAAGAATAAAGGAAGATGAAGGAAAAAgagattatttattttgtttatcacTTGGATATACAAGGTTAAAA GAATATGAAGATGCATTAAAATATGCGAAGGCCCTATTAAAAGTTGAGCCGGAAAATAGACAAGCACAAGGCTTAAAACATTATATAGAGGATAAAATGAAGAAAG ATGGTTTGATGGGCATGGCAATAGTGGGCGGAGCTGCACTGGCTATAGGAGGTCTTGTTGGATTAGGAGTTGCTTTAACAAAAAAGCTGAATTAA